A segment of the Aureliella helgolandensis genome:
TTTTGAGCTCCGTTGCTTTCTGACTCTGCCTGCAATAGGCTCGCTTCCTGCCAGCCCGAAGTTTCGTCCAGCCCCCAGACGCCGAATTGTTTCAAGCGGGATTCGATGGCCTCCAAATTCCAAATATTTGTCTGGCCGTTCGACAAGGCCACCGCCAAACGCTTTCCATCACCAGAAAAACACGCCCTGGTTACGGTTGATTGCTCTCTAGGTAGACTGTACTGCACCCGTCCAGACTCAAGATCGACTAGGCTCAATCGATCCGTCTCGGTATGGACGCACGCGAGCATTCGTTTCGTCGACACGGATAGCATCCCATCCGAAGTCAACTCCGGACTCGTGCGTCGAATAGTATCCAGGCGAGTCCGACGAAGCACCTTGCCGGTTGGCCAATCCATCACCGCCAAGTCGGCATTCGCGTCCAGGAAAACAAGCTCTTCGCCACCGTCTATAAACTCCAAACTCGGATAGCCATATCGAGCGGTGCTAATCTTGGTGAGCCGGCTTTCCCCCAGCGTCCAGCGAAAGATCGTCGCTGATGGCCGCGGCTTGTCCCAGCACAGAATCGCGGCTTCAGTGCCAGAGGGATGGATCACCAATCCAGCAACGCGTCGGGCAGCAACTCTGAATACGTCATTTGGCATAATCCTTAGACCTTCGGCGTCGCGACTAACGCTATAGGTTTGAAGCAGCCCACTGTTTTCCCAAACTCCTGGAGAATAGCCCCATCCCGCCGCGACCAGTTGACTATCGTCAGGTGTGAATGCGGCTGCAAAAGCCGAGTAATTGGTATAGAACTGAGATATCTTCTCACGGTCCTGATTGAGGACATAGCTTTCCCCCAAAGAATGCAATACCGTTAGCCGACCGTCGCCGCTGACCGCAATACGCTTGACAGCCCCAGTCTTGACCGAGTCACTCTTAAGTTCGCCACTCTCGGTGTCGAGTGTCAGCAGTTGCTCATCTTCTGATGCGATCTGCAGAGTCTGATCATCGCGCGACCAGCGCATGTCCGCGACCCCAGAAGCCGTTCCAGCGAGCGTCAACTTTTCTGGCGTCACACCAAACGACCAGGCCAATACCTCTCTACGCAGCTTCTGATCACCACTCCTTTTCGCATCAGAATACTGGACGCAAATTACCCGCTTGCCACTTTCGTCGAAGTAACCGTGCCTGATTTGTGAAACCGATAGCGACGCGATGCGTTTGCAATCCTCAATGGACCAAAGCTCAACTCCCTTTCCATACTGTGTAGCTACGAACATCGGCAGTTTGGGATGGAAGTGGATATGCGAATAGCGATTGCCTCCGATGCGGACTTGTGTTGTACAATCGGGCAACGACCAAACGGCGAAACCATCGTATCCGGCGGCTCCGATGTATTTCTGATTGGTGGAGAATGCTATCTGGTCTGGTGTGGAAACTCTCAGGTCAAGGTTGCCGATCAAGGACGGCGCCGGATCCGCTTGCTCGAAAACGTTGATATCATAGTCAGATGACAACCTGTCGGGTTGATGCACGCTTGATGTAAAATAGCGTTTGCCCTTCCTTGGAGAGGTCGGGTTTTCGGCGTGATACTCGGGAACTTCTTCCGGCTCCAAGGATAAGAGTTGGTTGCCAAGCGGATCCCCCATCCCTTCCATCAGAATTCCACGCACTCGGAGACGGATCTCCTCGTTGCCGTCGACGGCCATTGCCTCTTTGAGCAATGGGTCAACCGTTTCGCGATAGCCGACGGCGCCCGCCTCTTGTCGCGCACTAGCCTGTTCGACCAGAGCCTGAGCAAGCCGGACATTTGCCTTTTCCATCCGGTTCTTGGCATCATCGGCTAGTTGATTTGCGTCGAGTCGTTGTTGTTCCTTGACGACCAAGAATTCCATTCGTTCGCTTGCCAACTTCTTCTGGCCAAACGCAAAGACAACTGCACCAATCGAAATCGTGAGCAGAGCCATGAGTGCGGCTGCTGTCATAGCGAAGGCAATCCGATGGCGACGAATCGCCTTGGACATTCGATAACGCAAAGTCGGCGGGCAGGCCAGAACTGAACTACCGGCAAGAAATCTGTCGATATCCTCGGCAAACTCACTAGCAAATTGGTATCGGCGTCGACGATCCTTCGCCAGCGCCTTCAAAACAACCCAATCAAGCTCTCCACTGATGAGTTTGAGCTCACGGGTTTCATATCGACGCTGGTCTACGACTGTTGGATCGTCACTTGCGCGCAGCGTGCTTACACGGAAGCTCGGACGCGGAGGCTCCGATTCACAGACCAGTGCACGGAATTCCTGGATACCTTTTTCAGCAAGTGTCTCGCGAGTAAACGGTGTTTCGCCAGTGAGGAGCTCGTACAACAGAACGCCAAGTGAGTAGATATCACTGCGTGTATCGACGTCTTGTTCACTGAGCTGGATCTGCTCAGGGCTCATATAAAGTGGCGTGCCAATCATCTGACCAAAGGCGGTGTAGATTGTCGCGTCCGTCAATTGGCTGTGCAGCGCCTTGGCAACTCCAAAATCAATGACCTTCGCGATAGGCTGGTCGTCCCGTATGGTAACCAATACGTTGGACGGCTTAATATCCCGGTGGATAATCCCCTTGATGTGTGCATGTTGCACCGCCATGCACGTGTCGCGGAAAATTTTCAGCCGTGACGCCATTGGCATCCGTTGGCTGGTGCAAAAAGTCGTAATGGGGATGCCACGGATCAGCTCCATCACAAAATAGGGTCGGCCGTCTTCTGTGGCACCACCATCGAGCACTTTAGCGACATTGGGGTGATCCATCATCGCCAGCGCTTGGCGTTCAGCTTCAAATCGCGCCAGCACCTCTTTAGACCCCATCCCAGGTTTGACAACTTTGATGGCAACTTTGCGACGCACCGGCTCGATCTGTTCGGCAACGTACACGACGCCAAAGCCGCCTTCGCCGAGAATTTCGCGAATGCGATACCGCTCACCAGGGATTCGGACCTTAGCGTAAGCAATCGAAGGCTCTTGGCCTGACTTGAGTGTAGGATCGAGCTGAGGAGCATTCTGGCGGCGTAGCTCAGAGGAAATCTTGTTTCGCAAACCGTCAGAAGCGCTCGGACCATCAAGTCCGCCATGATTGTCTGCGAGCAATTCGAGTGAAGCTGCGGCGCTTCGAATCCTGTCAGCGTATTCGGGGTACCGCGCGCAAGCATCCTCGATATCCGGGCGTCCATTCGCCAGCACTTGTTCGACGAAATCATCAATGATCGAATCAATGATTCTCTCGGCGGTTTCATTGGCATTTGCTAGTTTTTGATCGTCATCCGAATGCATAGTGCACTTCTTTGCTATGGGACCAACGCTATTGGCTTTGCCCTTTATCAACCTGCTCATACAGCTCAGCAAAATCGGCCAAGGCTCTACGTTGTCTTGATTTCGCGGCCTCAGTCGACGTGCCTAGTATTTCCGCACATCGCCGCATTTCATGTCGCTCAATGAATCTTAACACGATGATCTCCCGAGCTTTTGAGTTGAGCCGGTCGAGTGTCTGACGAACCCTTGTTGTGCTTTCCTCTTTGATTGCAAGTTGAGAGGGGCTATCTAGCCCCCCGGGCACAAGCCGGATCAGCTGGCTCACTGACGCATCCGTCGCTGCTAAGTGTTGTTCGCGATACACGTTTCGCTTCTCAGCTCCACGATGCATTCGGTGCGCGTCGATAACACGCTCGCGTGCAATCTCACGCAACCAAGGAAATAGTGCGATCTCGGGTATTTCCGACTTATTTTTAAGCTTCTTGACCGCGACCATCCAGGTTTCCTGTACCAGATCCGATTCGCTAACCCGCCTAGCAACGAGTGGGTCTAGGTACGAACTAACGATTCTGTTCAGCGGCTGCGCATAGCGAACGCACAGACTTGCAAGCGCACCATCGTCGCCACCGAGATACCGCCTTAGTAACGAGGAATCGGAATCTTCGCAGTTATTCTGGTCGCTCGAGTCCATAGTTTGCTGCTTGCAAGAACGAAAAAGAGGCCTTAGTTATATCCCGTAAGCCTTTCTCCCGCGGGTCTCAAGAAAACAAAGAATTATTGAACTCCATTCGATCTTGCCAAACATTGGACGATCCACGGTCTCGAAGACTCCTCCGAATCGACCAGCGTTGTCGCAGACCGCAGCAGTTGCGTTATGAATTCGATAACAAAATTTCCCCAATCATTTCCAATGCTCCCAGGCAGCGGTTCGCCCCCTAGCAGGCCGCGGCATTGGCGCAATCAGCCCCATTCCCATTCGCGATCTGTCCGATCTCAATGGCCCTTGACGGTTACGACACGGTGCTGGAATTGCAGCGGCCACGGCAGCGGATCGGCAGCCCCCTGGGAGCTCTGGTTGCTGAAGTAGTTGAGGCTGCCCCCAAGCTCCGACATCATCTCAGATTTAGATAGTTGACGCTTCAATATTCGTCACACGGTCGTCACCAATCGTTTATCCGGTGAACCTTCTTCAATTTCGGCTGGGGCCCTACAACCAGTTCGCAGGGTTGCGTGCTCCAGCAAGAACTCTAGGATCTTGTCTACTGGGGCTGAACAATGTGACTCCTGAACTGTCGTTTCAACACACCCGCAAGGAATGAATAATGCAACGAATACTATCGATCACACTGGTTTGGTTGGCTGCCTCCTCGGCCATGGCGCAGCAATACTCAGACATCAAGCTGAATCCAGGTGAACGAATTATTGCAATCAATGGAGTGCCATACACCGGAGGGGTCGTAACAGCGGCCGCCACTGCGACGAGCGGCTCAGGCGTGACGGACAGCAGCTTGCACGAGAACGAAGCCACGAATATCGTTGGCCAACTGGTTCAAACTGGACAGCCGTTCAGCCATACGCCTGGTGCGACGGCGTTGCAAAAAGCAAACTACGAACGACGGCTCCAAAGACAGGGGCCACTGCTGCCTGACCCTCAACTGCAACAGCTAGCATTGGAGAAGGCAACCATTGCTGCCCAACGTCGCCATAAGAATCATATTGGCGGATCGCTGGGTGGGGCAAGTTGTGAAGGCGTGGCCCACACTGCAGGACGATTTCTCGCTTGCTGCCTGGACAAACCTGGCACTCATGGCGGGGCTGCGATGGTGCAGGGTGCCGATGGGTGGTACTGCTGCCTGCTGGTCAGATAGCCATCGATCGCTGCGCTGTCGTAGCATTGCCTGTGACTCTAGACTTCACGATTTGGAACAATTGTAAAAAGGTGCTGACGAGTCGCTGGCAATCTAGGCAATTTTCCGCAACCAGATTCCGGACACCGAAGCGAACCTGCTTGTTAACCCGATTCGTCCGGGAGAGCAGAGAGCGTGAGCATTTTGGGCTAGATTGGGTCCAAGTCGACGGATGGGTGGCGTGGCAAAATCGTGGAAGCGTCCGAATCGTTGTTAAAAGTTGAAAGGTGGTCTCCCAGAAGGCAATATATTGCCTTCTGCATTTTCCAATTTACGTCGGTTACCGCCGACGGGGAGACCACCATGACTGAATCTAGTTTGTTGCGCGAGCTTGGGCAAGTTTCGAACGCTGAAGTTGGCGAAGTGTTTCGCGAATTCTTACGGGGCTCGATCGTGAAGATGGCCTGTGAGGTAATGGCTGCCGAAGTGGCTGAACTGTGCGGCCCAAAGCATGCCCCGAGCGATTGTCGGACCTATCGAGCTGGTAGCGCCGCGGGCCGCATCTTGGTCGAAGGGGAACGGGAGTCGGTGACGCGTCCGCGAGTTCGCGAGCGTCAGGAGGCGGGTGGAAGCCGCGAAGTGGAGCTGATCAGCTACGCCTCCGCCAACGATCCTGAGCAGCTGGAGAAGGCTGTAATTCAAGCGTTGATGTCTGGGGTAAGCACTCGTCAGATGTCTGTAGTGAAGCCGAAGTCGCCAGGCGTAAGCCGCTCGAGCGTCTCGCGTCTATGGCAAGAGGCGGGAACACGATTGATCGACGAGCTACGCAGCCGTGATCTGTCGGGGCATACGTGGTGCATTCTGATGCTCGATGGTATCCGGCTAAGCTCAGACCAGACGGCAGTGGTTGCTCTCGGTATTGATTCTGAAGGCTGCAAGCATGTGCTCGACTTTGCGCTGGCAGTAGTGAAAATGCCGTTGTATCCAATGAATTGCTGGCTCGCTTGGCCCGTCGCGGCTTTACTTGCTCGCAGCGATTACTGGCAGTCCTGGATGGCAGCGATGTGCTTCGCAAAGCGGTCAAGGAGCACTTCCCCGACTCGGTCATCCAACGCTGCTTAGTTCACAAGGAACGCAACATTCGTGGCAAGCTATCGAAGCGTCATACGGGTGAACTCGCTCGGCTGTTTAGACGACTCCGTAGCGTGCAGGGTTATACCGCCGCACAAGAGGTCGTCGGCGAGCTAGAGGCATTCCTTGAGCCTCTCAATGCCGAAGCGTTTAAGAGCCTTCATGAGGCCGGTGAGGACCTGCTAGCCCTTCACCGACTCGAAGTGCCAAACACGCTCCATCGTTCACTGCTAAGTACCAACGCGATTGAGAACTCCTTCCTGAACACGCGTCGCCGCTTGGGGCGTGTAACACGATTCCGAGCCGACACGGATCAGGCGAGTCGCTGGCTGTCCTACGCACTGCTTGAGGCCGAAAAGGGGTTCCATCGAATCAGCGGCCACAAGGAACTACCTAAGCTGATTGCCGCCCTAGCGAGAGAACACGCGGCTACACCAACAAAGCCGCCGTCGGGGCCCGTGCCGTCGCCTACGGCTCCGGCGACGGCACGGGCCCCATCACTTTAGTTCCATCACCTGTTTGATCCTTAAGACCTTTTCCAGTACCCTTTAGCCAGCGAGACCACCAACAGTTTTAACAACGCAAGGGACATCCCCAAAACAAATGACTAAAGTGATTGCAAAGCGATGGCGTTGGCATATGGGCTTGGCAGCCAATCGCTTCAAATGCCGTAGAAAATATCGAAATATAACTACTGCGAAAATGAAGCCAAGAATGTTGACGACAAGAAAGAAGAGAAGGAGCCCAATTGGCATTCCAGGCGCCATAACGGGCTTTCGAGTTGTAGTCCAATTGACGATTGCATTTAGATAATTGCGGGCGGTATGGAAAAATTGTACCCCGGCAGCAGGTGCAGTACTGCTCCATAAAAACCAACCTCGACAGATTGGAAACTGCACGGATAGAAACCACCCAGCGTTGGCAACGCTACCCACGGACTTGTAATGTTTTTTAGATCCCTGCCGAACAAGGTCAAAAAAACAACGGACTGGCGGCCACCCACGATATCGGAAACACTGAGGCACAGAAATCACAGAGTTTTTCGACTCAATGTTGCAAGACTTTGCCATCATCCGGTGGTGGCGATGAGCGAGAAGTGTCATGATTAGGATGAATAAAAACTCGAAAGCGAACCCTCTGAATGAGCTAGATACCGTTAGAAGATGGCTCTGAAGTATCACCTGGGCGAGAACAGACATCTCGATTGATTGCGAAGCTCTGACGAAGGACTTTCCTCAGTATGCCGACGAGCTGGCGAGTTTTCTCGAAGATCGCCCTATTGCTGCCCGTCCGGTCGGATTCTTCACTCGAACGATCCAGTGGATTCGCAGACGGCCCGTGCGGGCAGCGACGCTGACAATCGCGTTGCTGGCCACGACGATACTCCGCGAAGAGATTGACTGGAGACATAGTAATTTTAATAGGAGTTGCGTTTGAGCCAGAAGGATCCATATGTCGCGAAACGAGCGATCGGCTACACGCTTGCGGGGGCACTAGCTGGTGCATTTGCGGGAGCATTTTTTGGCGAAAATGTAAGGTACTGGGTTGAGAGACTCGTCGAAATACCTTGGTTACCAACCGATCGCCTCGCATATGCCATCATCGGAAGTCAACTGTTCGGTATCCTGGGTTTGATTCGGGCAATCAAGCAAGGACGAGCTTTGGAGATCCGGCATGAACTGGCCGAAAACTTGGACCTGCAATTCAAAGCTCGTCTTCCTGGTTCCATCATGGATGATCTTGCGCGACTTTTCGATTCGTATGAAGTCTCGGATTTCAGGAATGCGTATATCGGCTCTCATCACGGTTTTAATTTCATGGTCATCGAGGGGGTCAGGGAAAGAGATGACTTGCCACAATTAGCTGCAATTGTAGGCGTCGCATGGTGTGGGGCTCTGCATTTCCCCCGATGCATCGTCTTGCCTAAGCAATCCCAATCGTGGCTAGATTGGGTTAAAAACGGACTTATAAAGAATGCGTTCGGTACAAAAGAAATTGAATGCAATGTCGTACCCCAATTCGCGAGCCGCTATCGTGTCTTGGGACAGCGTAGTGAAGCGATCCAAACTCTTCTAAGCGCATCTCTTCAAAGGTTGTTGCTAACCTCCGATGACTGGCAATTTCGAGCTGGTGATGCCTGCCTCGTATTGTGGCAACCTAATCGCAAGTCGCTTGACGAGATAAGCGTTCGCCAGTGGCGGCAACACCTGCATGCTGTAATTGAAGCAGTCAATGAATCGATTCAACCATTCAGGATGGTAGACGATCGTGTAGCTGAGCTTCACACGCGTGGTACGCTTGAGTGCACTGCTGGCACCGAAGCAACGTCCGCTAGCGGTCCATTGATTGCGCCCGAAATTATCACCGGAGAACCCTTCGAGCTATCGGCTGCAAACAACACGAATTTCGAACTTCGTCGGAATCCGTCAGCGACCGACGGCGATGTCTTGTTGCGATACTTTCGGTCAAAGCCTCCGCGGCGCTGTTCGTTGAGACATCGATTTCTGCTTGGGTTGTCAGGAGCTTTTCCTGCTATGATTGGCCTATTCTTCTGCCTAGGCTCAGTTCCACTCCTTTACTTAGGTGTTAGAGAGATCGCGGCAAGGGGGCAATTCTTACCTTTTCTCTTCGCAAGTATTTTACTCATGGTTGGGACGACTAGCTGGGAATTGTCGATGGCCTTCAGTCGCATGACGAAAAGGCTCTTTAAGCGAGGACTCTACGCTGAAGCCGAAGTGTTGAGTATCGAAAAGTCGTCCAACTTGTTCACCAACCATCCAAACATCATCAGGCTACGCTACGCTTATGGCATCGAGAAAATTGTCGGTGAAGTCCATTTGGCAGAACACGAACTGAAGAAATTGTTAGTGGCGATCGAGACGACACCGAGCGTTCCGCTGTTGTTTGACCCTCGAAAGCCACAACGATGCTTGATTCGCCAACAAGTTTTACATGCGTTTGGACTACGTCATTAATACGTTGGATGAAGTGAATGCAAATGAGTCTACGTTGTCTTCGCCGCTGTGAGCGTTCTGTGAAGTACATCTTGACGTTGGGTTTAGTTTGGAGGGATTTGTTTCCTCTGAATTGAATTGGAGAGTCGAGATGACTAAGGCGAATAGGCCGTCTGAATTGGAAGAATTCTGGCGATTGGTGGTAAATGAGCAGCAGGCAAGTGCGCATTGACTCACGGTTTGGGTTACCGAACTGCTATCGTTGCCTCATTGGAAATGTTACCCAAATGAGGACCGATCGATGGACAGAAATCAAAGAACAAGCCTTGCAATTGCGTTGCGACAGCGATACCAAGAGTCAAGGAAGGCAGAGAAATCTAGCATCCTTGACGAATTCGTAGCCGTTACAGGTTTTCACCGAAAGTACGCAACCCGAGTCCTGCTCGATCCTGCAGCCGAAATCGTACCTGCGCGGTCTGTTGCATACAAAAAAGTTTATGACGAAGCCGTCAAAGAGACTTTGATTGTACTTGGGAAAGCCTCGGATCGGATCTGCGGAAAACGCCTCAAAGCAATCATTCCGGTCTTGCTTGCCTCGTTGGAAGGCCACAATCGACTGAAGCTAGATGCTGAAGTACGTGAGCGTGTGTTAGCATCCGTGTCCGTGTCTCACTACGTGTTTATGTGATTGAGATGCTTCGACTCTTGAGTTCTTCCATTATTTTTGGAACTAATAACATCAGTCCATCGTTGTTAGCAGTCGTTTTTACGACAACTGTCTTTCTAAGATCCACCGAGGTCGGCAGCAAAGACAGTGGTTTCCACTGAGGCCGCGATGGCGTTGGTTCTTACGCATGGCACATGACGATCCAGAGATTGCAGACACACATCGCGAGAAGGAGATTTTTCATCTGGGATTTCCTTTTGGTTGAAATTAGAATGCGGTGATGCATACGACATCCAAGTCCCGGATTAGACAATCCTCTCCAGATTCGCATACGTCACGTCTCCAGTCCCTCATTATGTCACATCCCCTGTTGATACACTGGAGTGTTCTGTGCAACTCGGGAGCTATTTTGCAATACAATGAGTTCCGTGCGTTACTGCACCACCAGCGCGCAGAGCAGCCGCGACCATCACGGCCTCAGCGATTTCTTCATCTGTATTGCCCGCTAGTTTCGCCCGTTTGGTGTGAATCTCAATGCAGTATGCGCATTGAGTAGTCAACGCAACGGCAACAGCTATCAGTTCCTTGGTTTTGGCAGAAACCTTGCCGTCGGCGAGCGCGGCTTTGTCGAATGCTACAAATGCCTCCCATGCATCCGGGGCTAATTCGGCGTATTTGTTGAGCTGCTGCATCTGTTGCATATCATACATGGAATTAGTTCTCGTGATCGAGTTGAGGTCTTAAATGCTTGTGTTAAGCGGGATAACAACTTGGTTACTACAGACAGCTTCGCGTTGTCAGCTAATTCTGTCGAATATCACTCAGCAGAACTGGCTGTTTGTGCAATCTGACTCAGAGAGTCTAAGTCCCTGTGAGCATCAAGTTGATGCTTTTGAGTTCAGCGGCTGCGATCAGCCAGGTCCGGCTGAAAGCAAAGTCTGCAGGTATTGGAAATCGATTATACCGTTTGGATCTCGCCCCATGGCGTCCACAGTTGGAGATTCTAGGTGCATCGAGCACTGTAAAGCATCATAGGTCTGTGTCCGTACACAGTTGCCTTGAATTGCATGGCGATCAACCAACGAGGCTCTCTGACCGACCAACTCAGCGGCGATCAGGACTCTCCGCTGTTTCATTACAGTTGGACTCTCGCGAAGTTAGTTCCGGCGAGCGGTTTGCAACAAACCTACAAATACTCAACGATCATCTGCAGGGCTTAATCTGCCCCTCTGGCATGTTGGTTTCGTACCTAGGCTCGTTCCCCTCGGTGACCAGTTGGCAACCGCTTCAAATTAATTTGCAGCCAATACGTTGGAATCCGAGAAGCAGTCGTTTACCTCGGTCACTGCTATTTTCGTGGGTGACCGTCCGCATTTCCCTCAAACTGTCCTCGATTATCCACCCCCTCGAACGCGATTCCATCGGGATGCAGCTGTC
Coding sequences within it:
- a CDS encoding protein kinase domain-containing protein, yielding MHSDDDQKLANANETAERIIDSIIDDFVEQVLANGRPDIEDACARYPEYADRIRSAAASLELLADNHGGLDGPSASDGLRNKISSELRRQNAPQLDPTLKSGQEPSIAYAKVRIPGERYRIREILGEGGFGVVYVAEQIEPVRRKVAIKVVKPGMGSKEVLARFEAERQALAMMDHPNVAKVLDGGATEDGRPYFVMELIRGIPITTFCTSQRMPMASRLKIFRDTCMAVQHAHIKGIIHRDIKPSNVLVTIRDDQPIAKVIDFGVAKALHSQLTDATIYTAFGQMIGTPLYMSPEQIQLSEQDVDTRSDIYSLGVLLYELLTGETPFTRETLAEKGIQEFRALVCESEPPRPSFRVSTLRASDDPTVVDQRRYETRELKLISGELDWVVLKALAKDRRRRYQFASEFAEDIDRFLAGSSVLACPPTLRYRMSKAIRRHRIAFAMTAAALMALLTISIGAVVFAFGQKKLASERMEFLVVKEQQRLDANQLADDAKNRMEKANVRLAQALVEQASARQEAGAVGYRETVDPLLKEAMAVDGNEEIRLRVRGILMEGMGDPLGNQLLSLEPEEVPEYHAENPTSPRKGKRYFTSSVHQPDRLSSDYDINVFEQADPAPSLIGNLDLRVSTPDQIAFSTNQKYIGAAGYDGFAVWSLPDCTTQVRIGGNRYSHIHFHPKLPMFVATQYGKGVELWSIEDCKRIASLSVSQIRHGYFDESGKRVICVQYSDAKRSGDQKLRREVLAWSFGVTPEKLTLAGTASGVADMRWSRDDQTLQIASEDEQLLTLDTESGELKSDSVKTGAVKRIAVSGDGRLTVLHSLGESYVLNQDREKISQFYTNYSAFAAAFTPDDSQLVAAGWGYSPGVWENSGLLQTYSVSRDAEGLRIMPNDVFRVAARRVAGLVIHPSGTEAAILCWDKPRPSATIFRWTLGESRLTKISTARYGYPSLEFIDGGEELVFLDANADLAVMDWPTGKVLRRTRLDTIRRTSPELTSDGMLSVSTKRMLACVHTETDRLSLVDLESGRVQYSLPREQSTVTRACFSGDGKRLAVALSNGQTNIWNLEAIESRLKQFGVWGLDETSGWQEASLLQAESESNGAQNVAGSTVQMKRLNAQADLVHAIRNASKGDTANAKSYWQKSRAPDPNGLEDPVLRARMLMTLCVYLGIAGDPETAHEVIQEAVRLDTGLPGVRAAEAQVLHHLGRHKAAVEAYRQAIKLDVPGSDVNHVPATTFLGLAKILWYFLPNDAIDEAEVIDLLERSIERDPGRFEAHQHLARVLSNARREDLRDPEKALQLARTALQAYSGNVDAYLLATLGMAQYRNGNFEDAIATVTKALEAKGDAQAPLKLFIAMAHWQLGNREESVANLADSMEQENLPNFEHVVSEAQQLIDAN
- a CDS encoding sigma-70 family RNA polymerase sigma factor, coding for MDSSDQNNCEDSDSSLLRRYLGGDDGALASLCVRYAQPLNRIVSSYLDPLVARRVSESDLVQETWMVAVKKLKNKSEIPEIALFPWLREIARERVIDAHRMHRGAEKRNVYREQHLAATDASVSQLIRLVPGGLDSPSQLAIKEESTTRVRQTLDRLNSKAREIIVLRFIERHEMRRCAEILGTSTEAAKSRQRRALADFAELYEQVDKGQSQ
- a CDS encoding carboxymuconolactone decarboxylase family protein encodes the protein MYDMQQMQQLNKYAELAPDAWEAFVAFDKAALADGKVSAKTKELIAVAVALTTQCAYCIEIHTKRAKLAGNTDEEIAEAVMVAAALRAGGAVTHGTHCIAK